From one Nematostella vectensis chromosome 7, jaNemVect1.1, whole genome shotgun sequence genomic stretch:
- the LOC5507108 gene encoding RNA-binding protein Nova-1 isoform X1 has product MQQHSDKVVDAQEMLPANKGEWSIGDSVEREQNENDEMWSWSPARKAPRYTTHMALYNMADQFTAGVDGSSDLTDGDSRKRPLEASPDTRQPYKRSNFGPAKSPILKILVPNYAAGSIIGKGGQNIAQVQQTTGARIKLSPNNQYYPGTQERIGLIMGEVENIVQMLDFVIDKIRQEPQGIKASMSISFDRERAKQMKIIVPNSTAGMIIGKAGSAIKSISEQTGARIQISQKDAESVAGERIVCVGGSQEQVTAACVIITSKVQEDPEHALNNNIMYSGLTTSRAGHTNGQLAGSAFSSGLPFSALSGLSALGLTNTATAQNTTTSATNHILAQAALMGGSNLNNPMAPPTSTATSSSIQSSATLEITVPDELIGAILGKGGKTITEFMQYSGARIQVSQKGEFVPGTSNRKVVITGDVPAAQLAHFLVTQRIQQVEAERLLTPHRA; this is encoded by the exons CTACCGGCAAACAAGGGAGAATGGAGCATTGGAGATTCTGTCGAAAGGGAACAAAACGAAAACGATGAAATGTGGAG TTGGTCGCCGGCGCGCAAAGCACCCCGGTACACTACCCACATGGCATTGTACAACATGGCGGACCAGTTTACTGCAGGTGTTGATGGAAGCTCCGATTTAACCGATGGAGACTCGCGGAAAAGGCCCCTTGAAGCGTCACCGGACACAAGACAACCTTATAAAAGATCCAACTTCGGAC CTGCCAAGAGCCCTATCTTGAAGATTCTAGTGCCTAATTATGCAGCTGGTTCAATTATTGGCAAGGGGGGACAGAATATCGCACAGGTGCAGCAGACAACAGGTGCACGTATCAAATTGTCACCTAACAACCAGTACTACCCAGGAACCCAGGAGCGCATCGGGCTTATCATGGGCGAAGTGGAGAATATCGTACAAATGCTGGACTTTGTCATCGATAAAATCAGGCAGGAACCGCAGGGAATTAAGGCAAGCATGTCAATCTCGTTTGACCGTGAGCGTGCAAAGCAGATGAAGATCATAGTTCCGAATTCCACGGCTGGTATGATAATTGGGAAAGCAGGTTCTGCCATCAAGTCGATTAGTGAGCAAACAGGGGCACGAATACAGATTTCCCaaaaagatgctgagagtgtTGCGGGGGAACGCATAGTTTGCGTGGGGGGTAGTCAAGAGCAAGTGACAGCTGCATGCGTCATCATCACCTCAAAGGTACAGGAGGACCCTGAGCACGCCCTCAATAATAATATCATGTATTCGGGTCTGACCACTAGCCGAGCTGGACACACCAATGGCCAGCTGGCTGGTTCAGCGTTTAGCTCAGGACTTCCTTTTAGTGCCTTATCAGGGCTAAGTGCACTGGGGCTGACTAACACAGCCACTGCGCAAAACACCACCACATCAGCCACAAATCATATCCTCGCCCAGGCTGCTCTGATGGGCGGAAGCAACCTGAACAACCCTATGGCCCCACCCACCAGTACCGCCACCAGCTCCAGCATCCAGTCCAGTGCAACACTTGAAATAACGGTCCCTGACGAGCTGATCGGGGCGATCCTTGGTAAGGGTGGTAAGACCATCACAGAGTTCATGCAGTATAGCGGCGCTCGCATTCAGGTTTCACAGAAAGGAGAGTTTGTGCCTGGGACTAGCAATCGCAAGGTTGTTATCACTGGTGACGTTCCCGCTGCACAGCTAGCTCATTTTCTTGTCACTCAACGTATTCAGCAAGTTGAGGCTGAGAGGCTGCTGACACCACACCGGGCATAA
- the LOC5507108 gene encoding RNA-binding protein Nova-1 isoform X3 produces the protein MRPFYTCQIHAAKSPILKILVPNYAAGSIIGKGGQNIAQVQQTTGARIKLSPNNQYYPGTQERIGLIMGEVENIVQMLDFVIDKIRQEPQGIKASMSISFDRERAKQMKIIVPNSTAGMIIGKAGSAIKSISEQTGARIQISQKDAESVAGERIVCVGGSQEQVTAACVIITSKVQEDPEHALNNNIMYSGLTTSRAGHTNGQLAGSAFSSGLPFSALSGLSALGLTNTATAQNTTTSATNHILAQAALMGGSNLNNPMAPPTSTATSSSIQSSATLEITVPDELIGAILGKGGKTITEFMQYSGARIQVSQKGEFVPGTSNRKVVITGDVPAAQLAHFLVTQRIQQVEAERLLTPHRA, from the exons ATGAGACCTTTCTACACATGCCAAATTCATG CTGCCAAGAGCCCTATCTTGAAGATTCTAGTGCCTAATTATGCAGCTGGTTCAATTATTGGCAAGGGGGGACAGAATATCGCACAGGTGCAGCAGACAACAGGTGCACGTATCAAATTGTCACCTAACAACCAGTACTACCCAGGAACCCAGGAGCGCATCGGGCTTATCATGGGCGAAGTGGAGAATATCGTACAAATGCTGGACTTTGTCATCGATAAAATCAGGCAGGAACCGCAGGGAATTAAGGCAAGCATGTCAATCTCGTTTGACCGTGAGCGTGCAAAGCAGATGAAGATCATAGTTCCGAATTCCACGGCTGGTATGATAATTGGGAAAGCAGGTTCTGCCATCAAGTCGATTAGTGAGCAAACAGGGGCACGAATACAGATTTCCCaaaaagatgctgagagtgtTGCGGGGGAACGCATAGTTTGCGTGGGGGGTAGTCAAGAGCAAGTGACAGCTGCATGCGTCATCATCACCTCAAAGGTACAGGAGGACCCTGAGCACGCCCTCAATAATAATATCATGTATTCGGGTCTGACCACTAGCCGAGCTGGACACACCAATGGCCAGCTGGCTGGTTCAGCGTTTAGCTCAGGACTTCCTTTTAGTGCCTTATCAGGGCTAAGTGCACTGGGGCTGACTAACACAGCCACTGCGCAAAACACCACCACATCAGCCACAAATCATATCCTCGCCCAGGCTGCTCTGATGGGCGGAAGCAACCTGAACAACCCTATGGCCCCACCCACCAGTACCGCCACCAGCTCCAGCATCCAGTCCAGTGCAACACTTGAAATAACGGTCCCTGACGAGCTGATCGGGGCGATCCTTGGTAAGGGTGGTAAGACCATCACAGAGTTCATGCAGTATAGCGGCGCTCGCATTCAGGTTTCACAGAAAGGAGAGTTTGTGCCTGGGACTAGCAATCGCAAGGTTGTTATCACTGGTGACGTTCCCGCTGCACAGCTAGCTCATTTTCTTGTCACTCAACGTATTCAGCAAGTTGAGGCTGAGAGGCTGCTGACACCACACCGGGCATAA
- the LOC5507108 gene encoding RNA-binding protein Nova-1 isoform X2, giving the protein MDYWLSISQQRPQARPHLPAAKSPILKILVPNYAAGSIIGKGGQNIAQVQQTTGARIKLSPNNQYYPGTQERIGLIMGEVENIVQMLDFVIDKIRQEPQGIKASMSISFDRERAKQMKIIVPNSTAGMIIGKAGSAIKSISEQTGARIQISQKDAESVAGERIVCVGGSQEQVTAACVIITSKVQEDPEHALNNNIMYSGLTTSRAGHTNGQLAGSAFSSGLPFSALSGLSALGLTNTATAQNTTTSATNHILAQAALMGGSNLNNPMAPPTSTATSSSIQSSATLEITVPDELIGAILGKGGKTITEFMQYSGARIQVSQKGEFVPGTSNRKVVITGDVPAAQLAHFLVTQRIQQVEAERLLTPHRA; this is encoded by the exons ATGGACTACTGGCTCAGCATCTCACAACAGAGGCCACAAGCTCGTCCACATTTGCCAG CTGCCAAGAGCCCTATCTTGAAGATTCTAGTGCCTAATTATGCAGCTGGTTCAATTATTGGCAAGGGGGGACAGAATATCGCACAGGTGCAGCAGACAACAGGTGCACGTATCAAATTGTCACCTAACAACCAGTACTACCCAGGAACCCAGGAGCGCATCGGGCTTATCATGGGCGAAGTGGAGAATATCGTACAAATGCTGGACTTTGTCATCGATAAAATCAGGCAGGAACCGCAGGGAATTAAGGCAAGCATGTCAATCTCGTTTGACCGTGAGCGTGCAAAGCAGATGAAGATCATAGTTCCGAATTCCACGGCTGGTATGATAATTGGGAAAGCAGGTTCTGCCATCAAGTCGATTAGTGAGCAAACAGGGGCACGAATACAGATTTCCCaaaaagatgctgagagtgtTGCGGGGGAACGCATAGTTTGCGTGGGGGGTAGTCAAGAGCAAGTGACAGCTGCATGCGTCATCATCACCTCAAAGGTACAGGAGGACCCTGAGCACGCCCTCAATAATAATATCATGTATTCGGGTCTGACCACTAGCCGAGCTGGACACACCAATGGCCAGCTGGCTGGTTCAGCGTTTAGCTCAGGACTTCCTTTTAGTGCCTTATCAGGGCTAAGTGCACTGGGGCTGACTAACACAGCCACTGCGCAAAACACCACCACATCAGCCACAAATCATATCCTCGCCCAGGCTGCTCTGATGGGCGGAAGCAACCTGAACAACCCTATGGCCCCACCCACCAGTACCGCCACCAGCTCCAGCATCCAGTCCAGTGCAACACTTGAAATAACGGTCCCTGACGAGCTGATCGGGGCGATCCTTGGTAAGGGTGGTAAGACCATCACAGAGTTCATGCAGTATAGCGGCGCTCGCATTCAGGTTTCACAGAAAGGAGAGTTTGTGCCTGGGACTAGCAATCGCAAGGTTGTTATCACTGGTGACGTTCCCGCTGCACAGCTAGCTCATTTTCTTGTCACTCAACGTATTCAGCAAGTTGAGGCTGAGAGGCTGCTGACACCACACCGGGCATAA